A region from the Desulfomonile tiedjei genome encodes:
- a CDS encoding response regulator, with translation MPKKILVIDDEPDMVTFLCTLLEDNGYETATAMDGEEGLAKVKSDRPDLVSLDLLMPNKTGIKMFREMRKDDDTKDIPVVMVTGFGKDDVPSMDFKEWIQKRAIRPPEAYIEKPVNKDVLLAAIKKAIG, from the coding sequence ATGCCCAAGAAGATTCTGGTGATTGATGACGAACCTGATATGGTCACCTTCCTTTGCACTCTGCTGGAGGACAATGGATACGAGACCGCAACGGCGATGGACGGGGAGGAAGGGCTTGCCAAGGTGAAATCCGACAGGCCTGACCTGGTTTCCCTCGATCTGCTCATGCCCAACAAGACAGGGATCAAGATGTTCCGCGAGATGAGGAAGGATGACGATACCAAAGACATCCCCGTCGTAATGGTCACCGGATTCGGCAAGGACGACGTTCCGAGTATGGACTTCAAGGAATGGATACAGAAGCGCGCGATCAGACCTCCTGAAGCATACATAGAAAAACCGGTCAATAAGGACGTTCTCCTTGCAGCTATCAAGAAAGCCATAGGATAA
- a CDS encoding PAS domain-containing protein — MFHAAIRLFRNFIGSLRFKLSFYVGLVLFLTVVAFTYHNIATQEESLVNARIKSALKDSEVIKAAIWNGMMTKDREVIREIVKAIGRQEGFKEINIYDRNGVLHYTSRNDADSSVGQPSKGNEAANLLRELETDAQVRYQFLDEGRLLTVVNPLSNTMSCSTASCHAHPESHKVLGALEVKLPLGGLRAQILENAHNTVVFGFLLFVFISSIIGLGVIFLVSHPLRRLQNKAKKMARGEYVPDATPRGRDSIAELSRSFDEMSRQINERTRQVEQSRRMYKELFEKVPCYLTVVSRDYRIVRANQAFHDEFGDQVGKNCFTGYKGFDSKCENCLVEKTYQDGLSHRSEEIWNLAGNGKKKIYVIVNTVPIMDDEGKVAEVLEMSVDVTRLERLQIELKKKEEQFKNLFDNVPCYLTVVDRNFRVAFYNKMFAQDFGDSWGKHCYETYKRRDSKCENCPVERTFADGESHSSEELWNLDGKDVHIILQTSPITDETGETVAVMEMCTNVTELKLLQNELTILGETIAGMSHAVKNILSGLEGGVYVVDSGIRTGKEERIRVGWDMVKKNVAKVSELVKDILYASKEREPEYKECDPAQVLSEVFDLYEGQALAKGIELVKDFEPEMGLARLDPNGLHTVLSNLISNAICACSVSPVQDTHHIILSGRVEAPWLHLQITDDGCGMSDEIKDNLFKKFYSTKGSKGTGLGLVVTRKIIEEHGGKMRVASRVGEGTTFSVEIPLMPTHPQNALKKAM, encoded by the coding sequence ATGTTCCATGCCGCTATACGACTTTTCAGAAACTTCATTGGTAGCCTGAGATTCAAACTCAGTTTCTACGTGGGACTCGTCCTGTTTCTCACAGTCGTGGCCTTTACTTATCACAACATTGCCACTCAAGAAGAAAGCCTGGTCAATGCCAGGATCAAGAGCGCCCTGAAGGATTCCGAGGTGATAAAGGCCGCGATCTGGAACGGGATGATGACCAAAGACCGGGAAGTCATCAGGGAGATCGTAAAGGCTATCGGCAGGCAGGAAGGCTTCAAGGAAATCAACATTTACGACCGAAACGGCGTGCTCCATTATACCAGCAGGAACGATGCGGATTCTTCGGTGGGTCAGCCTTCAAAGGGGAATGAAGCGGCGAATCTCTTGCGCGAGTTGGAGACCGACGCGCAGGTGAGATACCAATTTCTCGACGAGGGCAGGCTTCTAACCGTGGTGAACCCGCTGTCCAACACAATGAGCTGCTCCACTGCGTCGTGCCATGCGCATCCGGAATCCCATAAGGTGCTCGGCGCTTTGGAAGTCAAGCTGCCTCTGGGAGGACTCCGCGCCCAGATTCTGGAAAATGCGCACAACACAGTCGTATTCGGCTTTCTCCTGTTCGTTTTTATTTCATCCATCATCGGGCTAGGAGTGATATTCCTGGTCAGTCATCCATTGCGACGACTGCAGAACAAAGCCAAGAAAATGGCCCGAGGGGAATACGTCCCGGATGCAACACCGAGGGGCCGGGATTCTATAGCCGAGCTTTCCCGATCATTTGACGAAATGAGCCGGCAAATTAACGAGCGCACCAGACAAGTCGAACAAAGCCGCCGCATGTATAAGGAGCTTTTTGAGAAAGTTCCGTGTTACTTGACGGTGGTAAGCCGTGATTACCGCATTGTGCGGGCTAATCAGGCCTTTCATGATGAGTTCGGAGATCAGGTGGGCAAGAACTGCTTTACGGGCTACAAGGGTTTTGATTCCAAGTGCGAGAACTGCCTGGTGGAGAAGACCTACCAAGACGGCCTGTCACATAGGTCCGAAGAGATATGGAACCTGGCCGGCAATGGAAAGAAGAAAATCTATGTGATTGTCAATACGGTTCCCATCATGGATGACGAAGGCAAAGTCGCCGAGGTGCTTGAAATGTCCGTGGATGTCACACGGCTTGAGAGGCTCCAGATCGAACTCAAGAAGAAAGAAGAACAGTTCAAAAACCTCTTCGACAACGTGCCCTGTTATCTGACAGTGGTTGACCGTAATTTCAGAGTGGCATTCTACAATAAAATGTTTGCTCAAGATTTCGGCGATAGTTGGGGCAAACACTGCTACGAGACATACAAACGACGAGACTCAAAATGCGAGAACTGCCCGGTGGAAAGGACCTTTGCAGACGGGGAGAGCCACAGCTCGGAAGAACTCTGGAATCTCGATGGTAAAGACGTCCACATTATCCTCCAGACTTCGCCCATTACCGACGAAACCGGAGAAACAGTAGCGGTAATGGAGATGTGTACAAACGTCACAGAATTAAAGCTCCTTCAAAATGAACTTACCATCCTAGGCGAGACAATCGCAGGGATGTCCCACGCGGTGAAAAATATACTTTCAGGCCTCGAAGGAGGAGTGTACGTTGTAGATTCGGGCATAAGGACTGGTAAAGAGGAGCGAATCCGTGTAGGATGGGATATGGTGAAGAAGAACGTGGCCAAGGTCTCGGAACTGGTCAAGGACATACTGTACGCGTCCAAAGAACGAGAGCCCGAGTACAAGGAATGTGATCCGGCCCAGGTTCTTTCCGAGGTGTTCGACCTCTATGAAGGGCAAGCACTCGCCAAGGGAATCGAACTCGTGAAAGACTTTGAACCGGAAATGGGTCTCGCCAGACTTGACCCCAACGGATTACACACCGTGTTGTCCAACCTGATCTCTAACGCAATTTGCGCATGCTCCGTGAGCCCGGTACAGGACACCCATCACATTATACTAAGTGGAAGAGTCGAAGCCCCGTGGCTGCATTTGCAGATTACCGACGACGGCTGCGGAATGTCGGACGAAATCAAGGACAATCTTTTCAAAAAGTTTTATTCCACGAAAGGTTCCAAAGGCACCGGCCTGGGACTCGTGGTGACAAGGAAAATCATCGAAGAGCACGGCGGCAAGATGAGAGTGGCCTCCAGGGTGGGTGAGGGGACCACTTTCTCAGTTGAAATTCCGCTAATGCCGACGCACCCCCAAAATGCATTGAAGAAAGCGATGTAA
- a CDS encoding universal stress protein, translated as MNGIGLCAIFSRQGDWAFDYALSLARHYQTKLNVFHFLESPYTLRRDVVFVDADKKETAKVTPDLIAKKDKEMREMFDERLGDYVEVGFRLCEGNDEWELRKCFKKGDYEVLVIGYKAKGADFGGTTTIEAFADKFKGPVVLVGPDAPDTFFVNDHAEQRINDLMIPEGKWKRIGT; from the coding sequence ATGAATGGAATAGGGCTGTGTGCCATATTTTCTCGCCAGGGAGATTGGGCCTTTGACTACGCTTTGTCCCTGGCACGACATTATCAAACGAAATTGAACGTTTTTCATTTCCTGGAGTCACCGTATACCCTTCGACGAGATGTGGTTTTCGTGGATGCGGATAAAAAGGAGACAGCGAAGGTCACTCCGGATCTCATCGCCAAAAAAGATAAAGAGATGCGCGAAATGTTCGACGAGCGCCTGGGCGATTACGTTGAAGTGGGATTCCGCCTCTGCGAAGGCAATGATGAGTGGGAATTGAGAAAGTGCTTCAAAAAGGGCGATTATGAAGTCCTTGTCATTGGATACAAGGCCAAAGGAGCGGATTTCGGAGGGACAACCACCATTGAAGCCTTTGCCGACAAATTTAAGGGCCCTGTGGTTTTGGTCGGTCCCGACGCACCCGACACCTTCTTCGTTAACGACCATGCCGAACAGCGAATAAACGACCTCATGATCCCGGAAGGGAAATGGAAGCGTATCGGCACATAG
- a CDS encoding B12-binding domain-containing radical SAM protein — MSTLASSGLKNLDFEVLSPQISDVLGDRGLALEIARRRPFVIAMTLYVWNVERSLFLASDIKRRFPGTTILAGGPEVTPDNLWVLRHPAVDVGVFGEGESRIAAVMDALLKGKSLEHIPGVFFKDQGEVCANLGPAPAWDLSSCPYPYLDGRILPSRDGTLFLETVRGCPFQCRYCYYHKAFQQTRFHPRPAVENVLDFAYSRDSAVREIYLMDPTFNARKGFRTLLRSMAGRRRQKDLALHTELRADSLTADDVGLLKDAGLVSAEIGLQTTNLEALREAGRRQEPAKVARGVTLLKEAGIEVTTGIILGLPKDTPEGFSATLKWLKQTGAYSVVHPFVLSMLPGTDFKSRASSLGIRYDHRPPYYVRSTPTFPEHRLRTALLECEKTFDMELDYIPPPSLVDRGTGLISRPDQTTYVSKWIVDLQNEPDWPRVAPEVISKATDPFVLWFRGVRTTGTEKAMLQFLRDFALANPHACLHLVLEFSEPPDLPFFRKALEVSADPGLFVNRSYAPLYGEDEVVSLNFTVVLPDPGDHRRRSSISNGLGSMASVVWDWKTLDDARLMRSDAPLLVSPPMADLAGDVEGLLNVLQGAHEDHPEEVLFRDPLLQQIWDYRFRKLDPAAGWPERILNKIWRVQ, encoded by the coding sequence ATGTCCACGCTGGCAAGCTCAGGCCTCAAGAACCTGGACTTCGAGGTCCTGTCACCCCAGATCTCGGATGTGCTCGGTGATCGAGGGCTGGCCCTTGAGATTGCTCGAAGGCGTCCTTTTGTTATCGCTATGACTCTCTACGTCTGGAATGTGGAAAGGAGCCTGTTTCTGGCCTCGGACATCAAGAGGCGCTTCCCCGGAACCACCATTCTGGCCGGTGGGCCCGAAGTTACCCCTGACAACCTCTGGGTGCTGCGACATCCCGCTGTGGATGTCGGAGTTTTCGGAGAAGGCGAATCCAGAATCGCGGCGGTGATGGACGCGCTTCTCAAAGGGAAATCCCTGGAACATATCCCGGGCGTCTTTTTCAAAGACCAAGGTGAAGTGTGCGCCAACCTTGGGCCGGCCCCCGCGTGGGACCTCTCATCCTGCCCGTACCCCTACCTGGACGGTCGGATCTTGCCGTCCAGAGATGGTACGCTTTTTCTCGAGACAGTCAGGGGTTGTCCGTTTCAATGCCGTTATTGCTACTACCATAAGGCTTTTCAGCAAACGCGTTTTCATCCGCGGCCGGCAGTGGAGAATGTGCTGGACTTTGCCTACTCCCGCGATTCAGCGGTTCGCGAAATCTACCTGATGGACCCCACTTTCAACGCAAGAAAAGGATTCAGGACATTGCTAAGATCCATGGCCGGGCGAAGGCGTCAAAAGGACCTGGCCCTTCACACGGAGCTGCGCGCAGACTCACTGACTGCTGATGACGTGGGATTGTTGAAGGACGCAGGACTGGTTTCAGCCGAGATAGGCCTCCAGACCACTAATCTTGAAGCTCTCCGAGAGGCGGGCCGCAGGCAGGAACCGGCAAAGGTCGCGCGGGGTGTAACGCTGTTGAAGGAAGCGGGAATCGAGGTCACGACGGGAATCATACTCGGACTTCCCAAAGATACTCCCGAAGGCTTTTCCGCCACTTTGAAGTGGCTCAAACAAACGGGGGCATATTCCGTGGTCCATCCTTTTGTCCTGTCAATGCTACCCGGAACTGATTTCAAGTCACGGGCTTCCAGCCTTGGGATCAGGTATGATCACCGGCCCCCGTACTACGTTCGTTCCACTCCTACTTTTCCCGAACATCGGCTTCGGACCGCGCTTCTGGAATGCGAGAAGACTTTCGATATGGAACTGGACTACATTCCCCCGCCTTCCTTGGTGGATCGGGGAACGGGCTTAATTTCCAGGCCGGATCAGACAACGTACGTGAGCAAATGGATAGTTGATCTCCAGAATGAGCCTGATTGGCCACGCGTTGCGCCAGAGGTTATTTCAAAGGCTACGGACCCTTTCGTGCTCTGGTTCAGAGGTGTTCGAACGACAGGCACGGAAAAAGCCATGCTCCAGTTCCTCAGGGACTTCGCTCTTGCGAATCCTCATGCGTGCCTACATCTTGTACTGGAGTTCTCGGAACCGCCTGACTTGCCTTTTTTCCGAAAAGCGCTCGAAGTTTCGGCCGACCCGGGCCTCTTCGTGAATCGGTCTTATGCGCCCCTGTACGGCGAAGACGAAGTGGTATCTCTGAATTTCACCGTGGTTTTGCCGGACCCTGGTGATCATCGCCGACGTTCTTCGATCTCCAACGGGCTAGGCTCCATGGCGTCGGTTGTGTGGGACTGGAAAACCCTGGATGACGCTCGGCTGATGCGTTCCGACGCGCCCTTGTTGGTCTCACCTCCAATGGCGGACCTGGCCGGCGATGTTGAAGGGCTGCTGAATGTCCTCCAGGGGGCGCATGAGGATCACCCGGAGGAAGTTCTGTTCAGAGATCCTCTTTTGCAGCAGATATGGGACTACCGGTTCCGGAAACTCGACCCGGCCGCGGGCTGGCCGGAAAGGATTCTCAATAAAATCTGGAGGGTCCAATGA